Proteins encoded by one window of Ulvibacter sp. MAR_2010_11:
- a CDS encoding DUF2723 domain-containing protein, which produces MGSFNFTKWNNILGWSVFAISLLTYWLTVEPTASFWDAGEYITTASNLEVGHPPGAPLYQLLGAFFSIFAMEASSIALTINLMSVFASAFTILFMFWSLTILLRNVITKQEELTKYSAMAILGSAAVGSLAFAFTDSFWFNAVEAEVYAAATCIMSALFYCALRWEREMNTPRGDRWVILIAFLIGLSFGVHFLGLLTIPAMGFLYFFKNYKTITIKNFIIANIVVVAILLFIFKLLLPMTMKFFSGSELFFVNSLGLPFNSGTIIAGLVFIALFYFGLRYTKNKGYTQFNTLLLCVLFIFIGFSSWLMLPIRANAGTVINENNPNNARELLAYYNREQYPETHLFYGPLFTETYAGLDSKNPYKDDKPKYEKDEKAGKYVIVNNYKNASQNTDDAQKAYLPRMWSIEHAKNYMEFTNGLNFSVKREYRGEQRLIDEVNAFKEANAQGLVDTDDFSSFLQDFSPFLDIEKPSFWQNMSFMFEYQFGYMYWRYFMWNFSGRQDDVQGQYTDLHGNWISGINFVDALRLGSQDNLPSDMKYNKARNTYFFLPLLLGILGLVFHAKNDKKSFWVLLIFFLFTGLALKVYLNERPFEPRERDYALVGSFYVFALWIGFGVYALFEMAKEYIKPKLAVPIVIIATALAAPVLLATQNWDDHDRSGRYTAQSMGKMYLDSCDENAILFTIGDNDTFALWYAQNIEGYRQDVRIVNTSLFQTDWYIDDMKKKAFTSDPIPSQLTHDDYKVGTRDFLFFQETKQDTIDIKTWMNWVASNSQSAKVELQSGHMANTFPSKVIRIPVDKEAVLRNGIVAQKDADKIVPYIDIVLKGEVLYKNRMMMLDVVANNNWERPIYFSGGAFGDDDYLWMKDYLQLDGVVYKLVPIRTKVDKRNPFDMGRIDSEKMYANVMSWDWGNSGSPDIYHDTETRRNGITYRSNLARLAETLINEGKWDKAEKILDLAMEKMPVDYFEYYSLLEPFILGYYEIEKPEKARTVYEAVSKKYQENLLYFSGMKIKRQYSIADEIISNMERYRSLVDILIVMENEEFAKKEATKFNGYIKLFSHFYNENEGVDAEKKAPVEDSLQSVLDSALQDAMDLNSQ; this is translated from the coding sequence ATGGGTTCCTTTAACTTTACCAAATGGAATAATATTTTAGGATGGTCTGTGTTTGCCATCTCCTTACTAACGTATTGGCTTACGGTAGAGCCTACAGCTAGTTTTTGGGATGCGGGTGAGTATATCACCACAGCGAGCAATCTCGAAGTAGGTCACCCGCCCGGAGCACCGCTATACCAGTTATTGGGAGCCTTTTTTTCCATCTTCGCAATGGAAGCGTCAAGCATTGCATTGACCATTAATTTAATGTCGGTTTTTGCGAGTGCATTTACCATTCTTTTTATGTTTTGGTCACTCACCATCTTATTGCGAAATGTGATTACAAAACAAGAGGAATTAACAAAGTACAGCGCCATGGCAATTCTGGGATCTGCCGCAGTCGGCTCGCTTGCTTTTGCGTTCACCGATAGCTTCTGGTTTAACGCCGTCGAAGCCGAAGTATACGCAGCAGCCACCTGTATCATGTCGGCATTATTCTATTGCGCACTTCGCTGGGAACGGGAAATGAACACGCCCCGAGGCGATCGATGGGTGATTTTAATTGCCTTCCTTATAGGACTATCATTTGGCGTTCACTTTTTGGGGTTATTAACCATCCCCGCCATGGGATTTCTGTATTTCTTCAAAAATTACAAGACCATTACCATAAAAAATTTCATCATTGCCAACATAGTAGTGGTTGCAATTTTGCTGTTTATTTTTAAGCTACTGCTACCCATGACTATGAAGTTCTTCAGCGGTTCGGAGTTATTCTTTGTGAACAGTCTTGGACTTCCTTTCAATTCAGGGACCATCATTGCAGGCCTTGTGTTTATCGCATTATTTTACTTCGGGTTGCGCTACACCAAAAACAAAGGTTATACACAATTTAACACCTTATTGCTTTGTGTACTCTTTATTTTTATCGGTTTTTCAAGTTGGTTAATGCTTCCTATTCGGGCTAACGCAGGAACAGTGATCAATGAAAATAACCCTAATAATGCAAGAGAATTACTGGCGTACTACAACAGGGAGCAATACCCTGAAACACATCTTTTTTACGGTCCGTTATTTACCGAAACCTACGCAGGGCTGGATTCAAAAAACCCCTATAAAGACGACAAGCCTAAGTACGAAAAAGACGAAAAGGCAGGGAAATATGTGATTGTCAATAATTATAAAAATGCGAGTCAGAATACCGACGACGCCCAAAAGGCATATCTACCCAGAATGTGGAGTATTGAGCATGCCAAAAATTACATGGAATTTACCAACGGGTTGAATTTCAGTGTTAAACGAGAATACCGCGGTGAACAACGTTTAATCGACGAGGTAAATGCCTTTAAAGAAGCCAATGCGCAAGGCTTGGTGGACACTGACGATTTCAGTTCGTTTCTACAAGACTTCAGTCCTTTTTTAGATATTGAAAAGCCTTCATTCTGGCAGAATATGAGCTTTATGTTCGAATACCAATTCGGGTATATGTATTGGCGCTATTTTATGTGGAATTTTTCGGGACGCCAGGATGATGTTCAAGGTCAGTATACCGATTTACATGGCAACTGGATTAGTGGAATTAACTTTGTGGATGCTTTACGATTAGGCTCACAGGACAATCTGCCCAGTGATATGAAATACAATAAGGCAAGAAATACCTATTTCTTCCTCCCTTTACTACTGGGGATTTTAGGTTTGGTTTTTCATGCCAAAAACGATAAAAAAAGCTTTTGGGTATTACTTATCTTTTTCCTTTTTACAGGACTGGCACTAAAAGTTTACCTCAACGAAAGACCCTTCGAACCCAGAGAACGAGATTATGCTCTGGTAGGATCCTTTTATGTGTTTGCACTTTGGATTGGATTTGGGGTCTACGCTTTGTTCGAAATGGCAAAAGAATACATTAAACCCAAGTTGGCCGTTCCAATTGTAATAATAGCAACAGCATTGGCCGCTCCTGTTTTATTGGCGACTCAAAATTGGGATGATCATGATCGTTCAGGAAGATACACGGCTCAGTCTATGGGAAAAATGTACTTAGACTCCTGTGATGAAAATGCCATCCTCTTTACCATTGGTGATAACGATACGTTTGCACTGTGGTATGCACAGAATATAGAAGGATATAGACAGGATGTCCGGATTGTAAATACGAGCCTGTTTCAAACAGATTGGTACATTGATGATATGAAAAAGAAGGCGTTTACCAGTGACCCTATTCCTTCACAATTAACACACGACGATTATAAGGTTGGAACCAGAGACTTTCTATTCTTTCAGGAAACCAAACAAGACACCATAGACATTAAAACATGGATGAATTGGGTTGCCAGTAACAGTCAATCTGCCAAGGTTGAACTTCAAAGCGGTCATATGGCGAATACCTTCCCATCCAAAGTTATTCGAATTCCGGTAGACAAGGAAGCGGTGCTGCGTAATGGGATAGTTGCACAAAAAGATGCCGATAAAATTGTTCCGTATATAGACATTGTTTTAAAAGGTGAGGTGCTTTATAAAAACCGTATGATGATGCTCGATGTAGTTGCCAACAACAATTGGGAGCGCCCTATCTATTTTAGTGGTGGTGCCTTTGGAGACGACGATTATTTATGGATGAAGGATTACCTTCAATTAGACGGCGTGGTCTATAAACTAGTGCCTATAAGAACAAAGGTCGATAAGCGAAATCCGTTCGATATGGGTCGAATAGACAGCGAAAAAATGTACGCTAACGTAATGAGTTGGGACTGGGGTAACAGTGGAAGTCCGGATATTTATCACGATACCGAAACACGCCGAAACGGAATTACCTATCGAAGTAATTTGGCACGCTTGGCCGAAACACTTATCAATGAAGGTAAATGGGACAAGGCCGAAAAGATTTTGGATTTGGCAATGGAAAAAATGCCGGTAGATTATTTCGAATATTATTCTTTACTGGAACCTTTCATCTTAGGTTACTACGAAATTGAAAAACCGGAAAAAGCACGTACTGTTTATGAAGCTGTTTCCAAAAAGTATCAGGAAAATTTGCTGTATTTCAGTGGAATGAAAATTAAGAGACAGTACTCTATTGCCGATGAAATAATCAGCAATATGGAACGCTACCGAAGTTTGGTGGACATTTTAATTGTGATGGAAAACGAAGAATTCGCCAAAAAAGAAGCTACCAAATTTAATGGTTATATAAAGTTGTTCAGTCATTTCTATAATGAAAATGAAGGTGTGGATGCAGAGAAAAAAGCTCCTGTTGAAGATTCTTTGCAAAGCGTATTAGATTCGGCGTTACAAGACGCTATGGATTTGAATAGCCAATAA
- a CDS encoding NAD(P)/FAD-dependent oxidoreductase has protein sequence MNESKADILIIGAGPSGCVAAAYLQNQGLKIKVVEKSKFPRFVIGESLLPRCMDHFEEVGLLDSLNKMDFEIKRGARFLKNGVVCNFDFSKKHTPGWDWTWQVPRADFDNVLANTLIEKGVDITFEEEVVDVSFDPEGNSKTTLKDKNGNLSVLNASFIIDSSGYGRVLPRLLGLDKPSELPKHASIFTHVKEPNRPEGTEGTLITFDVVTDDVWLWVIPFSNGVTSIGFVGPIELIESYSGTTTEKLKDMLKMSHYYYDRLKDLDFLFPPVEIKNYSKSVTRLYGKGYALTGNSAEFLDPVFSSGVTFATESALKAAKLITRQVNNEAVDWEKEYSEYMREGVDVFATYVKEWYTGNLQKIFFHRPENPEIKKQICAVLAGYVWDKSNPFVKNHNRLVKTLANVIDIETTKQQPKS, from the coding sequence ATGAATGAAAGCAAAGCAGATATATTGATCATAGGAGCGGGTCCTTCCGGTTGTGTTGCAGCCGCTTACCTGCAAAATCAAGGATTAAAAATAAAGGTAGTCGAAAAAAGCAAGTTCCCGAGATTTGTTATTGGAGAAAGTCTGCTTCCCCGTTGCATGGACCATTTTGAGGAGGTTGGACTTCTGGATTCGCTAAACAAAATGGACTTCGAAATTAAGCGGGGCGCTCGCTTTTTAAAAAACGGTGTTGTTTGTAATTTCGATTTCAGCAAAAAGCATACCCCGGGTTGGGATTGGACGTGGCAGGTTCCCAGAGCCGATTTTGACAATGTTTTGGCTAACACGCTTATTGAAAAAGGAGTGGACATCACTTTTGAAGAAGAAGTAGTGGATGTTAGTTTTGATCCTGAAGGAAATTCGAAAACCACCCTTAAAGACAAGAACGGGAATCTCTCTGTTTTAAATGCTTCATTTATTATAGATTCGAGTGGTTACGGCCGTGTGCTTCCACGATTATTGGGCTTAGACAAACCTTCCGAACTTCCCAAACACGCTTCCATTTTCACACACGTAAAAGAACCCAATCGCCCTGAGGGTACCGAAGGTACACTAATTACCTTCGATGTGGTTACGGATGACGTCTGGCTCTGGGTCATTCCGTTTTCTAATGGTGTAACCAGCATCGGCTTTGTGGGACCTATAGAATTGATTGAATCCTATTCGGGTACAACTACCGAAAAACTCAAGGACATGTTAAAAATGTCGCATTACTATTACGACCGGCTAAAAGATCTTGACTTTCTGTTTCCTCCTGTAGAAATTAAAAATTACTCCAAATCGGTTACCCGTTTGTATGGAAAGGGCTATGCATTAACAGGGAACAGTGCCGAATTTCTGGATCCGGTTTTTTCATCGGGAGTCACTTTTGCAACCGAATCTGCTTTAAAGGCTGCCAAATTAATTACTCGGCAAGTGAATAATGAAGCGGTCGATTGGGAAAAGGAATATTCAGAGTATATGCGGGAAGGTGTGGATGTATTCGCGACCTATGTAAAGGAATGGTATACGGGAAATCTTCAGAAAATATTTTTCCATCGCCCTGAGAATCCTGAAATTAAAAAACAAATTTGTGCTGTACTGGCAGGCTATGTTTGGGATAAAAGTAATCCTTTTGTGAAAAATCACAACCGACTTGTAAAAACGCTGGCGAATGTAATTGATATTGAAACAACGAAGCAGCAACCCAAATCGTAG